One genomic segment of Panicum virgatum strain AP13 chromosome 2N, P.virgatum_v5, whole genome shotgun sequence includes these proteins:
- the LOC120661726 gene encoding protein-lysine methyltransferase METTL21D-like — protein sequence MAAAAEAEAAGAFPSTASSDSDSEDLLLLPNLLPSAPSSPSHSQLHHFHVPSLPSPITVRALPSRGLSFQLWPSASTLLRVLPASPHFLPRAPAPGGPPLSVLELGSGTGAAGLALAAALPARAILSDLPDALPNLRHNADLNAPLLASAGGAASVVPLPWGDAAAMREVAAARAEAPFDLVVASDVVYYEALVDPLIETLRFFVKGEVVFLMAHMRRWKRTDKKFFGKARKLFNIEVVHEDPPLEGWRHGPVVYRFTVKKQHGKK from the coding sequence atggccgccgccgccgaagccgaagccgccggcgcgttcccctccaccgcctcgtccgactccgactccgaagacctcctcctccttccaaaCCTCCTCCCGTCCGCACCTTCCTCCCCGTCGCACTcgcagctccaccacttccacGTCCCGTCCCTCCCGTCCCCCATCACCGTGCGCGCGCTCCCCTCGCGGGGCCTGTCGTTCCAGCTCTGGCCCTCCGCATCCACGCTCCTCCGCGTCCTCCCGGCCTCCCCGCACTTCCTCCCGCGGGCGCCTGCCCCGGGGGGCCCGCCGCTCAGcgtcctcgagctcggctccggcaccggcgccgcggGTCTCGCGCTGGCCGCGGCGCTCCCGGCCCGCGCCATCCTCTCCGACCTCCCCGACGCGCTCCCCAACCTCCGCCACAACGCCGACCTAAACGCGCccctcctcgcctccgccggcggcgccgcctccgtcgtGCCGCTCCCCTggggcgacgccgccgcgatgcgggaggtggcggcggcgcgggcggaggcaCCTTTCGACCTCGTCGTGGCGTCGGACGTTGTGTACTATGAGGCGTTGGTTGACCCCTTGATCGAGACGCTGCGGTTCTTCGTCAAGGGGGAGGTGGTGTTCCTGATGGCGCACATGAGGCGGTGGAAGCGCACCGACAAGAAGTTCTTCGGGAAGGCGAGGAAGCTGTTCAACATCGAGGTGGTGCACGAGGACCCGCCGCTTGAAGGTTGGCGCCACGGGCCGGTGGTATACCGGTTCACCGTGAAGAAGCAGCACGGCAAGAAGTGA
- the LOC120662880 gene encoding L-type lectin-domain containing receptor kinase IX.1-like has translation MRSRSSVTSFLALHVFLFQNISCVSPLYFKLNFTESNHNGVATIQFQEDAFYNKAVRLTKEEMDGEIAHSVGRAVFKDPVTLWDSTTGQLADFTTRFTFMIKANVTDGSYGEGLAFFLSPYPSVVPNNSTDGNLGLFSGSADQSGISNQILAVEFDSHKNTWDPDDNHVGININSIVSAANVKWKSSIKDGRIANAWVTYQASSKNLSVFLTYKDNPQFSGNSTLSYSVDLRENLPDKVAIGFSAATGKLVETHRILYWEFNSTDVQQRSKKIKSVLVISLATSISGIVCSMGLVWCFLRFRKTRRLRKEEEEKLEYDESIDGEFEKGRGPRRFQYNELVAATKNFALERKLGEGGFGAVYQGFFKDQNLNIAIKRVAKGSTQGKKEYISEVKIISRLRHRNLVQLVGWCHEHGEFLLVYEFMPNRSLDTHLYDNSNILAWPLRFKITISVASALLYLHEEWEQCVVHRDVKPSNVMLDSSFNAKLGDFGLARLVDHDRGSQTTVIAGTMGYLAPECVTTGKASKESDVYSFGILALEVACGRRPVVLKEDDEKIKLVQWVWDLYGRNEILNAVDGRLDGALDEREAVCLMVVGLWCAHPDYNFRPSIRQVISVLKFEAPLPSLPAKMPVAMYFAPPIHLCKFSYTSSDGTLKELEGSKIYGKTTSSSSATNASSSPPSIHLPQMGY, from the coding sequence ATGAGATCAAGAAGCTCAGTTACCAGCTTCTTGGCACTCCACGTATTCCTATTTCAGAATATCAGCTGCGTCAGTCCTCTGTATTTCAAGCTGAATTTCACTGAATCGAACCACAATGGAGTTGCCACAATCCAGTTCCAAGAGGATGCCTTCTACAACAAGGCGGTCAGGCTTACCAAGGAAGAGATGGATGGCGAGATTGCTCACAGTGTCGGCCGAGCAGTCTTCAAGGATCCAGTAACCCTCTGGGATAGCACCACTGGTCAGTTGGCTGACTTCACAACCCGCTTCACATTCATGATAAAAGCTAACGTTACTGATGGCTCATATGGTGAGGGGCTTGCCTTTTTCCTCTCACCATACCCTTCTGTTGTCCCCAATAATTCCACGGATGGTAACCTTGGCCTCTTcagtggcagtgctgatcaGAGTGGGATATCCAACCAGATCTTGGCCGTCGAGTTTGACAGCCACAAGAACACATGGGATCCAGACGACAACCATGTAGGTATCAACATCAATTCGATCGTATCTGCAGCCAATGTAAAATGGAAAAGTAGCATCAAGGATGGTAGGATAGCAAATGCATGGGTAACTTACCAGGCCAGCTCCAAGAACCTGAGTGTCTTCTTGACCTACAAGGACAACCCACAATTCAGTGGCAACTCCACCCTATCTTATTCAGTTGATCTCAGAGAAAATCTCCCAGACAAAGTGGCGATTGGCTTCTCAGCTGCCACAGGTAAATTGGTAGAGACTCATCGGATACTTTACTGGGAATTCAATTCTACTGATGTGCAGCAGAGGAGTAAGAAGATCAAAAGTGTACTAGTCATAAGCTTGGCTACTAGCATAAGTGGCATAGTCTGTTCTATGGGATTGGTTTGGTGCTTCCTGAGGTTTAGAAAGACTAGGAGGTtaagaaaggaggaagaagagaagctagAATATGATGAGTCCATTGATGGTGAATTTGAGAAAGGGAGGGGTCCAAGAAGATTTCAATACAATGAACTTGTGGCTGCAACAAAGAATTTTGCATTGGAGAGAAAGCTTGGAGAAGGAGGATTTGGAGCAGTTTACCAGGGTTTCTTTAAGGATCAAAACCTCAACATTGCCATTAAACGAGTTGCCAAAGGATCAACACAGGGCAAGAAGGAGTACATCTCTGAGGTCAAGATCATCAGCAGGCTGAGGCATAGGAACCTTGTGCAACTTGTGGGCTGGTGTCATGAGcatggagagttcttgctcgtgTACGAGTTCATGCCGAATAGGAGCTTGGACACACACCTCTATGACAATAGTAACATCCTAGCATGGCCGTTGCGGTTCAAGATCACCATCAGCGTTGCATCTGCCCTCCTGTACCTTCACGAGGAGTGGGAGCAATGTGTTGTGCACCGTGATGTCAAGCCAAGCAATGTGATGCTTGATTCTTCATTCAACGCTAAGCTTGGGGACTTCGGGCTGGCACGTCTTGTTGATCATGACCGGGGCTCACAAACTACAGTGATAGCTGGCACAATGGGTTACTTGGCTCCAGAATGCGTCACCACTGGCAAAGCAAGCAAAGAATCTGATGTATACAGCTTTGGAATTCTTGCATTGGAGGTTGCCTGCGGAAGGAGGCCTGTTGTGCTAAAGGAAGATGATGAGAAGATCAAGCTGGTTCAATGGGTGTGGGATCTCTATGGAAGAAATGAGATACTTAATGCAGTTGATGGAAGGCTTGACGGTGCATTGGATGAGCGTGAAGCTGTGTGCTTGATGGTTGTGGGGCTCTGGTGTGCACACCCAGACTATAATTTCCGACCTTCAATCCGCCAGGTCATAAGTGTATTGAAGTTTGAGGCACCATTGCCAAGCCTTCCAGCAAAGATGCCTGTGGCAATGTACTTTGCACCACCAATCCATCTTTGCAAGTTTTCATACACCTCATCTGATGGAACACTGAAGGAGCTGGAGGGGTCCAAAATTTATGGGAAGACAACAAGCTCGTCTAGTGCAACCAATGCTTCTAGTTCACCTCCCTCTATTCATTTACCACAGATGGGTTACTAG